In one Arthrobacter jinronghuae genomic region, the following are encoded:
- a CDS encoding sodium:solute symporter, producing the protein MEYINGTIVVLYLLAMLGFGWWGKSRTKNVSDYLVAGRRLGPLFYTGTMAAVVLGGASTVGGVGLGYKYGISGMWLVVAIGTGVLLLSLLFASTLQKLRIYTVSQMLSLRYGTESTKVSSIVMLAYTLMLCATSTGAYATIFVVLFGFERWLAIAVGGAVVLIYSTIGGMWSITLADMAQFIIKTIGVFALMLPFTLSAAGGLDGIRERAGAEFFSITGIGAQSIITYFVVYTLGLLIGQDIWQRVFTARTPLIARWGGTAAGIYCILYGVAGALIGMGASVALSAVESQDDVYADVAMNLLPVGIGGLVLAAAVAAMMSTASGALIAAATVARTDVVPFVRGWFRRGSGSSTDRSAGTQPETGDDAGEDIASNRYWVLGLGVVAILVAIVVQDVVAALTIAYDILVGGLLVSILGGLVWKRGTGLGAGVSMAAGTVVTLGTMIYLEIRAAAPYDGVYANEPIYYGLAASAVAYCVMSLLSRPTAPEVRAAWEKRVAGTSSAEAEGVPAV; encoded by the coding sequence ATGGAATACATCAACGGGACCATCGTGGTCCTTTACCTGCTGGCAATGCTGGGTTTCGGTTGGTGGGGCAAGTCCCGCACCAAGAACGTCAGCGACTATCTGGTGGCCGGCCGACGCCTGGGGCCGCTGTTTTACACCGGCACCATGGCCGCCGTCGTCCTCGGCGGGGCCTCCACCGTCGGCGGGGTGGGGCTCGGATACAAGTACGGCATCTCCGGCATGTGGCTGGTGGTCGCCATCGGCACCGGAGTCCTGCTCCTCAGCCTGCTCTTTGCCTCCACGTTGCAGAAACTGCGGATCTACACCGTGTCGCAGATGCTGTCCCTGCGCTACGGGACCGAATCCACCAAGGTTTCCTCGATCGTGATGCTGGCCTACACGCTGATGCTCTGTGCCACCTCCACCGGCGCCTATGCCACCATTTTCGTGGTCCTCTTCGGCTTTGAGCGGTGGCTGGCCATCGCCGTGGGCGGCGCCGTCGTCCTCATCTACTCCACCATCGGCGGAATGTGGTCCATCACGCTCGCCGACATGGCGCAGTTCATCATCAAGACCATCGGCGTCTTCGCCCTGATGCTGCCCTTTACGCTCTCCGCCGCCGGGGGCCTTGACGGTATCCGGGAGCGTGCCGGAGCGGAATTCTTCAGCATCACCGGTATCGGCGCGCAGAGCATCATCACCTATTTCGTGGTCTACACGCTGGGCCTGCTGATCGGCCAGGATATCTGGCAGCGGGTCTTTACGGCACGCACCCCGCTGATAGCCCGCTGGGGCGGCACCGCGGCCGGGATCTACTGCATCCTCTACGGCGTGGCCGGGGCACTGATCGGCATGGGCGCCAGCGTCGCTCTTTCCGCAGTGGAGTCCCAGGACGATGTCTACGCCGACGTCGCAATGAACCTGCTGCCGGTTGGCATCGGCGGCCTCGTCCTGGCCGCTGCAGTCGCCGCCATGATGTCCACTGCCTCGGGGGCGCTGATTGCTGCAGCCACCGTGGCTCGTACCGACGTCGTCCCCTTCGTCCGCGGATGGTTCCGCCGTGGTTCCGGCAGTTCCACCGACCGGAGCGCCGGCACCCAACCGGAGACCGGAGACGACGCCGGGGAAGACATCGCGTCCAACCGCTACTGGGTACTCGGACTGGGCGTCGTCGCAATCCTCGTGGCCATCGTGGTCCAGGACGTGGTTGCTGCGCTGACCATCGCTTACGACATTTTGGTGGGTGGACTGCTGGTGAGCATCCTGGGCGGACTGGTGTGGAAGCGCGGCACCGGACTGGGTGCAGGCGTGTCCATGGCTGCCGGAACCGTGGTGACCCTCGGAACCATGATCTACCTTGAGATCCGGGCGGCGGCCCCGTACGACGGCGTGTATGCCAACGAACCGATCTACTACGGGCTCGCCGCCTCGGCCGTTGCCTACTGCGTGATGTCGCTGCTCTCCCGTCCCACGGCCCCCGAGGTCCGGGCAGCCTGGGAGAAACGGGTGGCCGGCACCTCCAGCGCCGAGGCGGAAGGGGTGCCGGCCGTCTAA
- a CDS encoding FAD-dependent monooxygenase, producing the protein MAAHDNSEDPNYDVDVLIVGAGPTGLALAAQLAAFGASFRIIDRRQSPGTESRAIAIQPRTLEALRPFGVSGELVAAGRPARELHLHLPEETLEVDLFDSGLEDSAFQQLLFLSQTETERILTQHLLSRRVRIERGAELQDLARLDPEDPFAGMEAKVQRMDRGIERIRARYVVGADGAGSTVRAKAGMDWRGGAYPDTFILADVEIDGAEPDAVHSYPTEDGFLFLFPLGGSATWRMIAMKPPHRPATLETIQELADTFTHGALHVRDPKWISTFRLSHQMAEYFQQGSVFLAGDAAHVHSPVAAQGMNTGIQDALNLGWKLALGARGLASDELIDSYDAERRPVGREVVSTTDRIFKLATSRNGLKKLPRTKLLPALAPKAIGWDGLRSRLFRTMAQLNINYRGSSMVDAGNIRLPALLARGVRPGDRLPDADVIYQDRERRLQDLVATPGFAILLSGPGWPQDAPHQLRAALPQLAGLLNIQQLTVGSSLIANTPGIIKDVSGLAFHRLGLSSRRPELLVIRPDGYVGYRSSGRDITGAVEYLQRLTGEDVAEPVAGETLSA; encoded by the coding sequence ATGGCGGCTCACGATAACAGCGAAGACCCTAACTACGACGTCGATGTCCTGATTGTTGGTGCCGGCCCTACGGGCCTTGCCCTGGCCGCCCAGCTGGCTGCTTTCGGTGCCAGCTTCCGCATCATCGACCGGCGCCAGTCTCCCGGGACCGAATCGCGGGCCATCGCCATCCAGCCGCGCACCTTGGAAGCGCTGCGCCCCTTCGGCGTCAGCGGCGAGCTGGTTGCCGCCGGGCGTCCCGCCCGCGAGCTCCACCTCCACCTGCCGGAGGAAACGCTGGAAGTAGACCTGTTTGACTCCGGGCTGGAGGATTCGGCGTTCCAGCAGTTGCTGTTCCTGTCCCAGACGGAAACCGAGCGCATTCTTACCCAGCACCTGCTCTCCCGCCGGGTGCGCATCGAGCGCGGCGCGGAGCTGCAGGACCTGGCACGCCTGGATCCCGAGGACCCGTTTGCCGGCATGGAGGCTAAGGTCCAGCGAATGGACCGCGGCATCGAGCGCATCCGTGCCCGTTACGTGGTTGGTGCCGACGGTGCCGGGAGCACGGTCCGCGCCAAGGCAGGCATGGACTGGCGCGGCGGAGCCTACCCCGACACCTTCATCCTGGCCGACGTTGAAATTGACGGTGCGGAACCGGACGCCGTGCATTCCTACCCCACCGAGGACGGTTTCCTCTTCCTGTTCCCGCTCGGTGGCTCAGCCACCTGGCGGATGATCGCGATGAAGCCGCCGCATCGGCCGGCCACCCTTGAAACGATCCAGGAGCTGGCCGATACCTTTACGCACGGCGCATTGCACGTGCGGGATCCGAAGTGGATCAGCACCTTCCGTCTGTCGCACCAGATGGCCGAATACTTCCAGCAGGGTTCCGTGTTCCTGGCCGGCGACGCCGCCCATGTCCACTCCCCCGTTGCTGCCCAGGGTATGAACACCGGCATCCAGGACGCACTGAACCTGGGCTGGAAACTCGCCCTCGGCGCCCGCGGCCTCGCCAGCGATGAACTGATCGATAGCTACGACGCCGAGCGTCGGCCCGTGGGCCGGGAAGTGGTGTCCACGACGGACCGCATTTTCAAGCTGGCCACCAGTCGCAATGGCCTGAAGAAGCTCCCCCGTACCAAGCTCCTGCCCGCGCTGGCTCCGAAGGCCATAGGCTGGGACGGACTCCGCTCCCGGCTCTTCCGGACCATGGCGCAGCTGAACATCAACTACCGCGGCAGCAGCATGGTCGACGCCGGGAACATCCGCCTCCCTGCGCTCCTGGCCCGCGGCGTCCGGCCCGGTGACCGCCTGCCCGACGCCGACGTCATCTACCAGGACCGGGAACGGCGCCTGCAGGACCTGGTGGCCACGCCCGGCTTCGCCATCCTCCTCAGCGGACCCGGCTGGCCGCAGGACGCACCGCATCAGCTCCGGGCGGCACTGCCCCAGCTCGCCGGACTGCTCAATATCCAGCAGCTGACCGTCGGCAGCAGCCTCATTGCCAATACTCCCGGCATCATCAAGGACGTCAGCGGTCTGGCCTTCCACCGCCTGGGCCTGAGCTCGCGCCGGCCTGAACTGCTGGTCATCCGCCCGGACGGGTACGTGGGCTACCGGTCCTCCGGCAGGGACATCACCGGAGCGGTGGAGTACCTGCAGCGGCTGACCGGTGAAGATGTGGCCGAGCCGGTGGCCGGCGAAACCCTTTCCGCCTAG
- a CDS encoding AI-2E family transporter codes for MSASSPNRVERDTQPDHARPGRYWSGALGHAGQRSAQILLILLLVSVTVYGLLQVTLVVIPVLLALILGAAIAPFVNWLRRKGWPSALATGLSFLLLLGIFGGLVTGIVFAIRSEWGDLVDQAVAGFDQLYDFVLNGPLPIDQEMLANARDAVIDFATSSTVSSGAIAGISAATTFATGFLLMAVVLFYFLKDGDRIWAFFLRMFPEGDRRDKARLSGFRVMEVLGGYIRGTAIVALVDSVCIGAALFILQVPLALPLTVIVFVGSFIPLVGATAAGVFAALIALVANGPVVALIVVVVIIAVNQLEGNFLQPVVMGKSLSIHALVILLALTAGTILAGIVGAILAVPIAAVGWAVIKVWTGEDNGEDLDEVKEIPDPEDQPEMESAEK; via the coding sequence ATGAGCGCATCAAGCCCTAACAGGGTTGAACGGGATACCCAGCCGGATCACGCCAGACCCGGACGGTACTGGAGCGGCGCCCTTGGCCATGCCGGGCAGCGCTCCGCCCAGATCCTGCTGATCCTGCTTCTGGTTTCGGTGACGGTCTACGGGCTGCTGCAGGTCACGCTGGTGGTTATTCCCGTGCTGCTGGCATTGATCCTGGGTGCGGCCATCGCTCCGTTCGTGAACTGGCTCCGCCGCAAGGGATGGCCCAGCGCGCTGGCGACAGGCCTGTCCTTCCTGCTGCTGCTCGGGATTTTCGGCGGGTTGGTCACCGGAATCGTGTTCGCCATCCGCAGCGAATGGGGCGATCTGGTGGACCAGGCCGTGGCAGGCTTCGACCAGCTCTACGACTTTGTACTTAACGGCCCGCTCCCGATCGACCAGGAGATGCTCGCCAACGCGCGGGACGCCGTTATCGACTTTGCAACCAGCAGCACGGTAAGCAGCGGGGCCATCGCCGGGATCTCCGCGGCCACGACCTTTGCCACCGGGTTCCTGCTGATGGCAGTGGTCCTGTTCTACTTCCTCAAGGACGGGGACCGGATCTGGGCCTTCTTCCTGCGCATGTTCCCCGAGGGCGACCGCCGGGACAAGGCCCGCCTCTCCGGCTTCCGCGTCATGGAGGTCCTCGGCGGGTACATCCGCGGCACCGCCATTGTGGCGCTGGTCGATTCGGTGTGCATCGGTGCGGCGCTGTTCATCCTGCAGGTTCCGCTGGCCCTGCCGCTGACCGTGATTGTGTTTGTCGGCTCGTTCATCCCGCTGGTCGGCGCCACCGCTGCCGGTGTCTTCGCAGCCCTGATCGCACTGGTGGCCAACGGACCGGTTGTTGCCCTGATCGTCGTCGTGGTGATCATTGCGGTGAACCAGCTGGAGGGCAACTTCCTGCAGCCGGTGGTCATGGGCAAGTCCCTGAGCATCCACGCCCTCGTGATCCTGCTGGCCCTGACCGCAGGAACCATCCTCGCCGGCATCGTCGGCGCTATCCTGGCCGTCCCGATCGCCGCCGTGGGCTGGGCCGTGATCAAGGTCTGGACCGGTGAGGACAACGGCGAAGATCTCGACGAGGTGAAGGAAATCCCCGATCCGGAGGACCAGCCGGAAATGGAATCCGCGGAAAAGTAG
- the speB gene encoding agmatinase — protein MDNLPRVNVNGRIGPVDAAQIPRYAGAATFARLPRLDQVEHAEVAVVGVPFDSGVSYRPGARFGGNHVREASRLLRPYNPALDASPFENLQVADAGDMAVNPFNINEAIETVQQNALDLTGNGTKLLTLGGDHTIALPLLRAAAERAGSPVAMLHFDAHLDTWDTYFGAEYTHGTPFRRAVEEGILDTEAISHVGTRGPLYGKKDLEDDRRFGFGILTSSDVFRQGVDEVVAKLRDRIGNRPLYVSVDIDVLDPAHAPGTGTPEAGGITSRELLEILRGLRGLNLVGADVVEVAPAYDHADITAVAASHVAYDLITLMGLSDEH, from the coding sequence ATGGACAACCTTCCCCGAGTGAACGTGAACGGCCGCATCGGACCCGTGGACGCAGCGCAGATCCCGCGCTACGCAGGGGCTGCCACCTTTGCCCGCCTGCCCCGTCTGGACCAGGTGGAGCACGCCGAGGTCGCGGTGGTGGGAGTGCCCTTCGACAGCGGAGTTTCCTACCGGCCCGGCGCACGGTTCGGCGGTAACCATGTCCGCGAGGCAAGCCGGCTGCTGCGTCCGTATAACCCGGCCCTGGATGCCTCCCCGTTCGAGAATCTGCAGGTGGCCGATGCCGGCGATATGGCCGTCAACCCCTTCAACATCAATGAGGCCATCGAGACCGTCCAACAGAACGCCCTGGACCTCACCGGGAATGGCACCAAGCTCCTGACCCTGGGCGGGGACCACACCATAGCCCTGCCGCTGCTGCGTGCCGCAGCTGAGCGTGCCGGTTCTCCGGTGGCCATGCTGCACTTCGACGCACACCTGGACACCTGGGACACCTATTTCGGTGCCGAGTACACGCACGGCACCCCGTTCCGCCGCGCCGTCGAGGAAGGCATCCTCGATACCGAGGCCATTTCCCATGTGGGCACCCGAGGTCCGCTGTACGGCAAGAAGGACCTCGAGGACGATCGCCGCTTCGGCTTCGGCATCCTGACCTCTTCCGATGTCTTCCGCCAGGGCGTGGATGAGGTGGTGGCGAAGCTGCGGGACCGGATCGGCAACCGTCCGTTGTATGTGTCCGTGGACATCGACGTCCTGGATCCGGCCCACGCCCCGGGGACCGGCACCCCCGAGGCCGGCGGCATCACCAGCCGTGAACTGCTGGAGATCCTGCGCGGACTGCGCGGACTGAACCTGGTGGGGGCCGACGTCGTCGAAGTCGCTCCTGCTTACGACCATGCGGACATCACCGCCGTGGCCGCCTCGCACGTCGCCTATGACCTCATCACACTGATGGGATTGTCGGATGAGCACTGA
- a CDS encoding long-chain-fatty-acid--CoA ligase has translation MSKNFPLTDPARPWTRHYSEGVLEGFSLPDESLVDVVESSVRKYRSKTALQFFGATTSYEELGDQIRRAATGLMKLGVRKGDRVALVLPNSPQHVVAFYAVLRLGAVVVEHNPLYTDRELRHQFEDHGATVAVVWDKVVENVQKLPADIPVRSIVSVDLIPAMPLVNRLALKLPVPALREARAALSPSKRPPRGPRRVVRWQELLDNRPLRKRHPRPEATDLAAIQYTSGTTADPKGAMLTHANLVANAAQGRAWVPGLKPGNETFYAVLPMFHAYGLTLCLTTAMSLGARVVLFPKFDVDMTLKAMKKTPATFLPAVPPIYERLAAGAKEQNISLRGVRSAISGAMNLPPRTVEIWEEATGGLLIEGYGLTETSPIALGNPFAKSRKPGTVGVPFPLTDIRVVDPEHPSVDVPQGHRGELLIKGPQVFAGYWNKPRETEAVLLDGGWFRTGDIVTVDEDHFVTIVDRIKELIITGGFNVSPSEVENALKRHESVDDVAVVGLLRSGGGEDVVAAVVPKAGSRFNAEELRAFVRKELAAYKVPRRIVEIQELPKSLIGKVLRRHVRDSLQNGSAGTVQADGTAETNSPTDSQSKP, from the coding sequence GTGAGCAAAAACTTCCCTCTTACGGATCCTGCCCGCCCTTGGACCCGCCACTACAGCGAGGGAGTCCTGGAAGGCTTCAGCCTCCCGGATGAGTCCCTCGTTGACGTGGTGGAGAGCTCGGTCCGCAAATACCGTTCCAAGACCGCCCTGCAGTTTTTCGGTGCCACCACTTCCTACGAGGAACTGGGTGACCAGATCCGTCGTGCGGCGACGGGCTTGATGAAGCTCGGCGTGCGTAAGGGGGACCGGGTGGCACTTGTGCTGCCCAACTCGCCGCAGCACGTGGTGGCGTTCTACGCCGTCCTCCGTCTGGGGGCCGTGGTGGTGGAACACAACCCGCTCTATACCGACCGGGAGCTGCGGCACCAGTTCGAGGACCACGGCGCCACCGTGGCCGTGGTCTGGGACAAGGTTGTGGAGAACGTCCAGAAGCTGCCGGCAGATATTCCGGTGCGCAGCATTGTTTCGGTGGACCTGATCCCGGCCATGCCGCTGGTCAACCGGCTGGCGCTGAAGCTCCCCGTTCCCGCCCTGCGCGAGGCACGGGCAGCCCTTTCCCCTTCCAAGCGTCCGCCCCGCGGGCCGCGGCGCGTGGTGCGGTGGCAGGAACTGCTGGACAACCGGCCGCTGCGCAAACGCCATCCGCGTCCAGAGGCGACGGATCTGGCAGCCATCCAGTACACCAGCGGAACCACTGCCGATCCCAAGGGCGCCATGCTGACGCATGCCAACCTCGTGGCCAATGCGGCACAGGGGCGGGCGTGGGTTCCCGGGCTGAAGCCCGGCAATGAAACCTTCTACGCCGTGCTGCCCATGTTCCATGCCTATGGACTGACCCTGTGCCTTACCACCGCCATGAGCCTGGGTGCCCGGGTGGTGCTGTTCCCCAAGTTCGACGTCGACATGACGCTCAAGGCCATGAAAAAGACCCCGGCCACCTTCCTCCCGGCCGTACCGCCCATTTACGAGCGCCTGGCCGCGGGAGCCAAGGAACAAAACATTTCCCTTCGGGGCGTCCGGTCCGCCATTTCCGGTGCCATGAACCTCCCGCCCCGAACGGTCGAAATCTGGGAAGAGGCCACCGGGGGACTCCTGATCGAGGGCTACGGCCTGACTGAAACATCTCCCATCGCGCTGGGCAACCCGTTCGCCAAGTCGCGGAAACCGGGAACGGTGGGCGTGCCCTTCCCGCTGACAGACATCCGGGTGGTGGATCCCGAGCACCCCTCCGTCGATGTGCCCCAGGGCCACCGGGGCGAACTGCTGATCAAGGGCCCGCAGGTCTTTGCCGGCTACTGGAACAAGCCCCGGGAAACCGAGGCGGTACTGCTCGACGGCGGCTGGTTCCGTACCGGAGACATTGTCACCGTGGACGAGGACCACTTTGTTACCATCGTGGACCGGATCAAGGAGCTGATCATTACCGGCGGCTTCAATGTGTCCCCCTCGGAAGTGGAAAACGCCCTGAAGCGTCACGAATCCGTCGACGACGTCGCCGTCGTCGGCCTGCTCCGTTCCGGCGGCGGCGAGGACGTGGTGGCAGCGGTGGTACCCAAGGCCGGTTCCCGTTTCAACGCCGAGGAACTGCGGGCATTCGTGCGCAAGGAGCTGGCAGCCTATAAGGTGCCCCGCCGGATCGTGGAGATCCAGGAGTTGCCGAAGTCCCTGATCGGCAAGGTCCTGCGACGGCATGTCCGCGACAGCCTGCAGAACGGCAGCGCCGGTACCGTGCAGGCCGACGGCACCGCAGAAACGAATTCCCCTACTGATTCCCAGAGCAAGCCGTGA
- a CDS encoding helix-turn-helix domain-containing protein, with the protein MKALPVEPTNAPVAIGVRIRSARQARHLTIEQVAEATGLTKGFLSRVERDLTSPSVASLLTLCQVLSISIGDLFAAPETNVTRLADAPRISLGGEGIVERLVTARTERRVQVVRSVIAPGGSGEADLYSVDCEVEVLHVAQGSFELILGNERIELTTGDTVTFPGREPHSWHNPSDEETVVLWTLVSPGGA; encoded by the coding sequence ATGAAGGCCTTGCCCGTAGAACCGACCAACGCTCCCGTGGCGATTGGGGTGCGGATCCGCTCCGCACGCCAGGCCCGGCATCTGACCATTGAGCAGGTGGCTGAAGCCACCGGCCTCACCAAGGGGTTCCTTAGCCGGGTGGAGCGGGACCTGACCTCTCCGTCAGTGGCTTCCCTGCTGACCCTGTGCCAGGTGCTTTCCATTTCCATCGGCGACCTTTTTGCCGCGCCGGAAACCAATGTGACGCGCCTGGCCGATGCCCCGCGCATCAGCCTGGGCGGCGAGGGAATCGTGGAACGGCTGGTCACGGCACGGACTGAACGGCGCGTCCAAGTGGTCCGCTCCGTGATTGCGCCCGGCGGGTCCGGCGAAGCCGATCTTTATTCGGTGGACTGCGAGGTGGAGGTGCTGCATGTTGCCCAGGGCAGCTTCGAACTCATCCTGGGCAACGAGCGGATTGAACTTACTACCGGCGACACGGTCACCTTCCCCGGCCGGGAACCGCACTCATGGCACAACCCGTCCGACGAGGAAACAGTTGTGCTCTGGACCCTCGTCAGCCCCGGCGGGGCCTAG
- a CDS encoding VIT1/CCC1 transporter family protein produces the protein MNSPSSPDPAFSDSSVPSNADKKRWRQYLADEQAEAATYRYLAERRDGEERDILLALAEAEGRHEEHWRTLLGDDAGRKARASFRNRVLGLLARRFGSVFVLALAQRAEGRSPYAQDPNATSAMAADEQIHEEVIRGLATRGRTRLSGNFRAAVFGANDGLVSNLALIMGIGATGVSSTFILISGLAGLLAGALSMGAGEYVSVRSQRELLEASRPTQITLSAAKSLDIDANELVLVYRARGMTKEAAEHRAAERMGLYSCDCDPSFSLNPEADAEDKRDEHESVGTGLGAAASSFCFFASGAVIPVLPYLFGLTGMTAVVLSCVLVGLALLMTGAVVGLLSGASPLKRALRQLAIGLGAAAATYLLGMVFGTTAL, from the coding sequence GTGAATTCCCCTTCCTCGCCGGATCCCGCATTCAGCGATTCCAGCGTTCCTTCCAACGCCGACAAAAAACGATGGCGGCAGTATCTGGCCGATGAACAGGCCGAGGCAGCTACCTACCGGTATCTGGCTGAACGCCGGGACGGTGAGGAACGCGACATCCTCCTGGCACTGGCCGAGGCTGAGGGCCGCCACGAAGAACACTGGCGCACGCTGCTGGGCGACGACGCCGGGCGCAAGGCACGTGCTTCCTTCCGCAACCGCGTCCTCGGCCTGCTGGCCCGTCGTTTCGGCTCGGTGTTCGTGCTGGCCTTGGCGCAGCGCGCCGAGGGCCGCTCCCCCTATGCCCAGGATCCCAATGCCACCAGTGCGATGGCCGCCGATGAACAGATTCACGAGGAAGTGATCCGTGGGCTGGCCACCCGGGGACGGACCCGGCTGTCGGGGAACTTCCGTGCGGCGGTATTCGGCGCCAATGACGGGCTCGTCAGCAACCTTGCCCTCATCATGGGCATCGGCGCCACTGGAGTGTCCAGTACGTTCATCCTCATCAGCGGCCTGGCCGGCCTGCTTGCCGGAGCGTTGTCCATGGGGGCGGGAGAATATGTCTCGGTCCGGTCCCAGCGTGAACTGCTGGAGGCCTCCCGGCCCACGCAGATCACGCTGTCGGCCGCGAAGTCGCTGGATATTGACGCCAACGAGCTGGTGCTGGTGTACCGGGCACGCGGCATGACCAAGGAGGCGGCCGAACACCGTGCGGCGGAACGGATGGGCCTTTACAGCTGCGACTGCGATCCGAGTTTCTCGCTGAACCCCGAGGCGGACGCCGAAGACAAACGCGACGAGCACGAGTCCGTAGGGACGGGGCTGGGTGCTGCGGCCTCCAGCTTCTGCTTCTTCGCATCCGGTGCGGTGATTCCGGTACTCCCCTACCTGTTTGGCCTCACCGGGATGACCGCCGTCGTGCTCTCCTGCGTCTTGGTGGGCCTGGCACTGTTGATGACCGGCGCCGTCGTCGGCCTGCTCTCCGGTGCGTCGCCCCTCAAACGGGCACTGCGGCAGCTGGCAATCGGCCTTGGTGCAGCCGCCGCCACGTATCTGCTGGGCATGGTTTTCGGGACGACCGCCCTCTAG